TTTTCTTCAAAAGAAATCTGTGAATATATTTTTTCATAAAATCTTTCAGCTTTTGTTAATAAATTAACACTACTAGTATCTACACCGTTAATATTGTTGAGATTAATATCTGCAGTTTTATCTCTTAATAAGAATGAGAGTTCATTATCCTTTTCTTTAATCTTTTCGATTATTGGGGCAAATAAGTTTTTATCAAATTCTGTATTATCAAGGCATTTTAACTCTGTTGATAAGTATTCAATTATTTGTTCTCTTGTAATATTTGATGTTTCATTAGTTGTTTCTTCTAATAAAATTTCTTTTTCTATCTGTTCTTGATTTTTCATATCTTGAACTAAAATATCAAAAATTATTTTAGAATTGATTTCGTCTAGGATAATTTGAAACTTGTTAAACTCTGGACTTTCCTTATCATTGAGGTTTAAAAGTATTTCGTCTTTTAGATAGGTTTTTAATACATCATCCGCATTATATATATAGTGTTCCAAATTATTTTTAAAATTAAAATAATTATTTTTATAATAACTAGATAATTCTAGAGCATTTTTAGCACTTGTTGTTATAGAAACATCAGATTCGATTATATACATTTTAGCATCCCCTTTTTATTTTGACATAATTATACCCTTTTATTATTGTAAGGTCAAGCATTTATTTATATAGTAGACTTTTTAAGTATATTTTTAATTTTAGGGTATGATTAAATTAGGGGTATTAAAGGATTAATTTTTTCTATAATTTTATTTAGTTTTTCTTCTTTTCTTTTTACTTCTTTAATTTTTTTTGTTATTAATTTAATTTGAATTGGGTCTTGACTTTGTTTTAATACTAATTGGCAATATTTATCTAAAAGACATTTCTTTGTTTTTATCAGTTTTTCTATCTCTTGTATATCCTGTAAAAATAAAATGCTATTATTTATATTTTCTTTGTTCATATGTGATAAATTTTTTGATATTTTTAAAGTTTTAATAATTGTCTTTTGCGGAATTTTTTTTAATAAGGAAACTTCTCGTATTAAAGTTTTTAATTTTCTTAAGCTTGTTTCCATATTTTTATTCTTCAATTACTAAATAATTAATAGGGTTATTATTTTCTTCTAAAAATCTTGCTACTCCATAATCTTTAGTTTTACAGCTTGTAACAAAATCTTTATGAATAATTTTACCTTGCAGTTTGTTTAAATTTTTTTGAATATATAATTCACAATCACCCATAAAAATTCTCAATAGGTCTTGTCTTGGTGGGTATTTGTAGCATTTACACTGTATTAAATGCACTTCGTTATTTTTATATGCTATTAGGTCAATACCTCTATCGTTAAAACCATGAATATAACCTTGCGGATAAACATTATATCCTATACTTTCATAAAAACATTTTACTTTATATTCATATCTATTACCTTTTTGCTTGTAATATTTTTTCACTTCAACATCATCATTATAATTATTTTGTTTTTTATATGAATTATTATAAGTATTCTGCTGATTTATATTGTGATATGAATTTTGACTATAAGAACTAGATTGGCTGTTATGATAACTATTCCATTTTTGCTGTTTTCTTATTTCTTCATTTCTTTTTTTATTTTCCATAAAATCTTTAGCTTGAGCAATACTCTCTGCTTGTGATTTTTTAATCCGTTTACTCAATTTTTCTGCCCATTTAGTTAATCTCTCTACATCTGTCAAGAATTTATAAGCTATAAAAGCTACTATAAGTATTATTAAAAAAACAGTCATAATGTTTTCTCTACATCCATTAAAATTTCTAAAATTTGTTTTTCTTTTCTCTCTAATATAATCTCTCTATTTTGTAATAAATGAATCAATTGTGAAAAGTCCTTCGGATTTTCAATTTTATTTTGTAAGTCTAATATATCCTTCAATAATTGTTCTTTTATTTTCTTTAATTTTTGTCGAGTTATCATAAGCAATAGGATAACTAACAATAGTTTAGAGTTAACTTAAAAATAAAAAAATTAATATTTTTTTAAGAAATCATTTTTAATAAAATCTCTTATTGGATTGCTTTTTTTAGGTATTTCGAAACCTATACAATCATATAAGATACGTTCTTTATCGCTTAAAATAGTTAAAACTACTCCATCATCATCAATGGTTATATGATTGTCTTTATTATTTTTATCAAAATGAAAAATATTATATGAACTAGGAAAAACAGCAAAAAGGTCTGCAATTATTATATTCTTTTCAAGCGGATTTGCCCGAATCCAGCTTTTGCTAAAAACATTTATAGTTTCTAATGCTTTATTTATATCTTTATCAAAATGTTTTAACACACAAAACCTTAAAATATCTAATAAATTATTTAAGTTATTTTTTGGCAAGGATTCTTTTAAGCTATATAAAAACATATATAATAGCTCGTTTTCTTCCCAAAGGTTTTTTGATATTTCATTTATTGTTATTTGTATTTGCTCTTCTTCCAATTTTTTAATTAGAGCCTGATTATTGTTATATTGAACTTTCATTAATTCGGTTAATATTTTAGAGCCTGTTTTATTCGGTAAATCTTGAATATTCTTATAGGCGTATTTTCTAATAAGTGCTTCAGAACACCCTACAAGAGTTGAAAGTTGATTATACGTTAGACCTGTCTTATTAATTGTATCTTTTAAAATCATTATTTTGTTCTCTTTTTATAATTATTGTAATGTTTGTAAAAAATAAAGTTACTTAATATACATATATAGAAAGATAAAATATGATACTTTATGCAAAAATCAA
The genomic region above belongs to Campylobacter sp. RM12651 and contains:
- a CDS encoding restriction endonuclease, coding for MSKRIKKSQAESIAQAKDFMENKKRNEEIRKQQKWNSYHNSQSSSYSQNSYHNINQQNTYNNSYKKQNNYNDDVEVKKYYKQKGNRYEYKVKCFYESIGYNVYPQGYIHGFNDRGIDLIAYKNNEVHLIQCKCYKYPPRQDLLRIFMGDCELYIQKNLNKLQGKIIHKDFVTSCKTKDYGVARFLEENNNPINYLVIEE